CTAACCTCCCCCCTCTTACGGCACCCCTGACGAGATGTCTTAAAGCACAAAGGAACCCTCTCCTTCTTTAGTTCTGCACCCTTTCAAATCAATCTAACAAAAGCTTATAAGTAAGCTGGAAGATCTAACAATCTTTTAAGTCTGTAATGGTTGAATCCCGGTGGGGTTTCTGCTGCATGAGCACGAATGGGGTGCGTGTATGGCGAGGAAAAATCTGACAGACAGGAAAGGCACgtctgtaaggggggggggggggggtgaaatgcaTCTTCACGCTCAATACTGTCTGACCAAACCCTTTCCCTGCGGAGTTCGGAATGCTAAGTTTACGGTTTATCCTTTGCATTGCAATTGCATTTCTacgtgaaaacaaaaacaaaaacgataGTACGTCAAAACCGGTCTCCCTTTGAATTTCCAAATATTACAATTCACACATTTCTTCGCTTAGGCCACCAAAACAGAACAATTTACCCACACCAGCATTTTTCCAATATTATGGAGAAGGAATACACTGTTGTTGCTGGAGTGGTGAAGATATAATCAGATACACTCAGTGAGACAAAGCACCATGAGGCTCTTTCCTGCaccaataaatatttaaattttcttttatgATATGACATTTAGTTTCTGTTTGTTCTCCACGTTGTATTTGGTGTAGATCCCAGAAGCATGCAAGATTCATCACGTAAGAGACTAGGCGCACTACAAGGAAAACGATCAGAAAACAGATGTATCTCATTTAAACATCTGACAATTTTTACATCATAATTGCCGCCCCCTCGTGGGAACTCGTCTTGCATGCAAATGAAACGGCAAAAGCGATAGGACAGATCGAGCTGTTATTTCTTAAAAGTAATTCCCTTACCTTTAAACCAATATATTACCTTCTGAATTACACAGACACCATTTTGTAAGAGCTTGTGAGGTCTGGTGTCAGTTCGGAACCCTGTATAATCATTCCTGATTAAAGAAAGTGGAGGGATGGTCACACCGGCGAAGTAATTTTAATAGCTACTGCATAAAAGATTGTCATCTGAACAGCAGGGCCGTGGGGCAGGctgataaataaatgactgcCTACTTTGAAGACAAcctcaaaaaaataatgctaCAAGCtgaaaatttaacaaaaaaaaaggagaagtgTGAATTTTGAATAGAAGAACGGCATGAAAAATACCTCCTGGCGGCTACAAAATATTGTGCTTGGGATTTGAGTGCACCGCAAGAAAAGTTGCTTCGCttaataatggaaataaaaactCCTGAATGTCAGCCAAAAAAATACGTAACAGTACAATGCCTTTGTTGGTCGATAGACCTCTAGTGTAAAACACAAAGGAGTTTGCCATTGTAGTCCAACAGCTGCAGCTAGTGGGATTTCTGCTGATGCTGACTGATAGGAGAAAATGGCCTACCCCCAATTAGGACTTCAATTCTTTCCTCTTTGTTACCGCCTAATATCAATCTACCCTGAGACCGCCAGTCTTGAAGCTACATTTGCTACATTGCATTAGCTCATCTGAATGTAGTAACCACAGAGTGAGGTTTCATGAACGCCATAAATGTGTGGAGCTGCTGATCACCTGACTTGTACAGACCAATCACAAGGCTTTTCCCCGCACAGCAAAGCGCTACGATTGGTTCAAGTCAGCGAGTCGCTGACAACACATGGAAGCTCTGCCCGTGTTAGGGGCTGGCAAGTTCTTCTCGGGAACGGGCAGAGGAGGATTCTGCCCGTCCGCCGCGCCTTTCAGCGCGAGAACGCGTGCGGTTCCTCCCCGGTGCTCACGTCTGGGACGGTCTGGTCCGAGGCATCCTTGCCTTCGGCGCCGTGGCCGGAACCCGTGGCCAGGTTCTCGGCGGTGAGCCAGGGATGGTCCAGGATGTCGCGGGAGGTGAGGCGCTGGGCGGGGTCCCGGCGGAGGATGCTGCGGATCAGGCAGCGGGCCTTGGGCGACAGGCTCTCCGGCAGGCTGAAGTGCCCGCGCCGGATCTTGCTGAACAGGGAGCCGGGCTCCAGGTCGTGAAAGGGGTAGCGGCCCACCAGCATGGTGTACAGCATCACGCCCAGGCTCCACACGTCCGCCGGCCGGCCCAGGTAGCTCCCGCCGCCGCTCAGGACCTCCGGGCTGACGTAGGCCGGGCAGCCGTGCTTGCTGGAGAGAGAGTCGTCCGCCCCGCACAGCACGCAAGCTTCCTCCAAGCTGTCCAGCATGACCACACTCCtgtgaaaggaaaaacaagaccaggttaaaaacatagtatatggctggacctaacacacatgatccggctgaccaatggtgtaactgcatcactcagtcaatcagtcagtcagtcagtcagtcagtcactcgcagacatttgcgtttgtagggctggcgcTGCCGTTGCGGACCAGCCAAAAATATATTGCCAACACAAATATAGCCAATGGCTGGTATCCCCTTTCTCCTCACCCAATAGTATTTATCAGCGCTTGTTGCCGTGACCCCCACTACACATTCAGGAGTGCGCAGACGAGTGGTTGCCCCCCTCCAAAGCTTGTGATGTCAGTCGCCACTTCTCATACTGCAAGTTTGCAAGTCAgcttcacacagacatgagtcagaggaagataCTTCATGTGCACCTTAACAGGCAGACTTGCAGGCACCCAAtacaccactagggggcactgATGTGTGAAGAAACATGATTCATCCTGGCCAACTGAAATCCTCCTATCCCTGGCCAATACTAAAATCAGTATGTTGCCCGGTGGGGATGCTGCTGGCATGATCACAGTCTCAATTTTATGCAACACTGTgggacccatccatgcactagaagaGTGGCTCAACAGCACGCCAGagtcataaccttacagcactaagCTTAAACAGCTGATGCTGATGTGAGATAaacaacatggccaaaagtattcagacacctgacatccaacgtCTCATCCGATccaaattatgggcattaaaatggagttggtccaccctttgctgctataacaatctcCACTCTTCCGGGAAGGcattatactagatgttggagcattgctgcacggatttgcttctattcagccaggagagcattagtgaggtcgggcaatGATTTGGTGATTATGCCTGGCTTTATTGCTGGCTTTCCAAGTGAtgccaaaggtgttggatggagttgaggtcaggggtctgtgcaggccagtcaagttcttccacagcgttctcaacaaaaccatttccataTGAACCTTGCAGTGTGaccgggggcactgtcatgctgaaacaagaaagggccttccccaaacggttggggaagcacagaatggtCTAGaacagggatcagcaactcacggtccttgAGGGCAGAGAAcagctggttttccaccctccctttgcctgggagtcaggtgtgaagacagactggccaatcagtagcactaattacccaggagaaaagaaaaccagagctcgatttggatttgagggccagagttgatccctggtctagaatgtgattgtatgctgcagcattaaaatATACCTTCAcaggaactaaggggcctagccaaaaccatgaaaacagcACCAGACCAAGAGGTGCCCAGATACtgttggccatatagtgtaggATGGCCCAACTGTGCAACTCAACAGTTGCATAGATTTACTAGAACCATTCAGATTGCATGATTTTTATAGCCGAAGCCAACATCACAAACTTTAACTTCCCTTTCCAAAGCACTATTGACTACCTGCAAGGGTGCTTGAGAGTGCATACCTGTACTTCCTGTATCTATTTAAAGCTTTCTGTCAACCTTTCAAGCCTGCTCTGGTCTGAActaagacaaataaaatgttgtgttAACATGATAACATAAGCTCTTATTTACACGAAAGCCCAGTCACTGCTAAATACTCATTCAAATGAGTTTCTAATATGCTTTTAGACGTGTAGGTATGGTAATGTTAATTGCCGGTTCGAATTTCAAGTACATTACCTCATAAATTACGCCCTTGCAATCCTGCAGAGCCTATTGAGGataaattatacttttttttttttttgccaccacAAGTGCAACTCACCTGTCCTCATACTTAAAGACGAATTTCCTCAGCTTGACGTCTCTGAGCACAAGTCCATTGTCATGGCAATGCGCTACGGCGGAAGCCATCTGATAGAATAGTCTCGCGGCCTCGTCTTCGCGCAGTTTTTTGCAGGACCGCACAAATGAGTGCATATCACCATGGCTTCGCTCGAAGAATACGTAGGCCTTTGTGTCTCCAAGAAGAATCTCCACAATTTGGTTTATATTTTCGTGCGCAGACAGGCAAAAGTATGCAGCCAATGATTCCTGATACCGAGTGATGTCAAACACCTAAAAAGAAAGAGCGAGGGAGACTGACCTTAATGAGGCGAATACTTCACTTAAAATCGTATAGTCTAATATAGTAagcataaattaaatgtaaaccaTCAACAAGATACAGGTGAAAtttcatattaattaaaaacaattatagaGGATGATTCACATCCCCTTTTGAACTATTTTTCCTGTCTCCTGTGCTGTTGACTGCACTTGAAAGTTACTCTATGTTTGGAGACATTGCATCATGTTTCTGTGGAAGGACGGAATGCAACTGTTGCAAATAATCATGACTTGTGTTATTGACAAACACTGAGAAAATCCTTTGTCAAATCGAACCcatttgaaaacatacacacaactacacacacatactatttTCTATATAACGTAGCCGTTTCTCAAGATTACATTAGAtagtattatttacatttatttaccgTGCAATAGGTATATTGTCACCAGGAGTCTTATATTACTTAGTCAAAATGAAATCTAAACACCCACTGTTGCATAAATCCAAGGGCATGGATGTTTCTGCCTTCATTGATGCAACTTGGCTTTACTAAATAGTTTAATCAGACGTGTGTCGCTGCAAAATGATTTAGCTATAGTCCTGTTTATTTACAGTCGGTATAGCTATGCAAGCTATCCGTTCAGCAGATAAACCTTTAGTATTGTACATTATGTGGCATTGGTATTTAAGAACTTACCTTACACACGAGCTCTTCTCCGCTGTGCAGGTGAGCGGCCCTGAAAACGTGGTCTCCCTCGATAAGCTCCAACAATAGGTACTTCCCAATGCGAGAGATGCTGTGCGGAAAATTGGTCGCCTCTGGGGGACTTGGAGATCCTAAATTAGGACTGAAGCTTTGAGTTGGTTCGACGGTTCTCAAAAAAGTCAGTTCTTCGTGGTCGTGGGTCTTATGTCGTGATCTGCCATAACGCGATATGTAAATAGGATTTGACCTCTGTATGTTCATGAGTATTCCGAGGTAAACTTGCTTCTTTCAGAGAAACTGGTCTTCGACTGAAAGGACTCCACACTAGCCGTACGCTAATTTTAACAAAGTGAATCGGAACAGTGTGGTCGCTGTCTGGATCCCCTTCGCTGAGCATCAAGTTAGGTGTGCCAGTTAGTAAATTTAACCTAAACCGACTAGATTGCCAACTGTATGTCCTGCAACAGTCAAGTCGAATGTTAGCAATAATAAAAGTcgccagtttttaaaaaatacgcTAAAACGCAATTCTACAACATTAAGCTAAATTGGCTATTAAAAACAGCGGGTCAGGCTTGAAGTACTCAAACTGCTATAAAATAGAATTACAGCTTTCGTTGAGTGGACAGCAATCGCTGGCTAACCTTTTGTTTCGCAAATAACGGCATCTACTGTAAGATTCCCGTTACAGATCATGGCTTCTCTGGACAATCAGTATTTTGGCAAGTGGAGATACTGCCAACTTGACACCAACCAGCTAAAGAAGTAACAAGAATCCTGGCTGCAAGAGTGTGATATGCAATCTTGCGACTATTTAGATTGCTTGCATTAGTTGCCTTGCATACAACCTAGACCGCTATAACGCGATATTAGCTAAATGTAGCTAGCTCATTGATTCAGCCTGCAAGCTTCTCCCCGTTGCTGAGCAGCCTGTGCGTTTGCAAGAGGGAGCTATTGCTATCGATAAACCAGCAGCCATCTAGCAATTTACAATGACGAAAACTTGCAAACACGGTCCGCACTTGATTAGTTGTTAAGCGAACTAGTTAATGGTGTTTACGCTGAGGTAAAGGGCCGATATTTGTAGCGCTGACGGGCCTCCCACCAGTTATGTCGATATGAGTAGCGtcgctagctaacgttacatgtATGCCTAGTCCCTAAACAGAGGGCACAAAACCATGCATATCAACAGTGATTCTTTTTGCCGAAGATTTCTAGCTCCGCAAAATATTACGTGGAACTCAAATTGTACACAGGTGCGAATAAGGGACGGCCGGGTTCCCCAGGCCTACCCTTTCCCTTCAGTAGGACATCATTCCCTCCGGTGCAGCTATTTTTAGTTGCTACTTACGTGGCTGGGAACCTAATCCATTCACTGTTATGTCAGCGGCTGCTTCACATCGGACCCTAATGCACGCACTGACTACAGTGATGCTTCCCCCTCCCAGATCCCACCTCAACGTCACACGAGTACAGAGCTTCTATTGGCCCTTAGTACATGTCCATAAAATGTCAGTGTTTACAAAATGCCAAATTCAGAACAAAAGTTAAGCCTTCATTCTTTCCAAGCTACCCAACGTAACATCACTGAAAAACGCCTTAGTTCAGTCCCCTGTTCGTATCACTGGTATTTCATTAAGCTGGTCGGACAAGTTATTGCTTAATATTATCTGGCTTCCGTCAACGAGATGACTCCACCATGGTAcgagaaatatgtatttgcctgcattaaattcataaatacagATGGATTACCTTTTATGTGCAGTTTAAACATCTGTGCTATCTGCAAAGCAAAACACACTACTTTTATATCAGTTTATAACATTGGGAGTCATTTTTATGATATTCTTGCCCATCCTCTCTATGAAGGTTGACAGCCAGCTCAACATTAGGTCACTCAGACTGGGGAGTACAGTACAATAGAGGACTCTCTATACCCTTTCTGAGACATAATACCATTcaacacacagaacatcacGGTTGAGATAACctttatttcagtaaatttCAGCACAAAACACTGTACAAGAACAAATGCAGAACAGACCAGATTAATTCTGAGATTCCGTGATTGGAAGTAATCCTGATATGCAG
This window of the Anguilla anguilla isolate fAngAng1 chromosome 1, fAngAng1.pri, whole genome shotgun sequence genome carries:
- the LOC118225639 gene encoding tribbles homolog 2-like translates to MNIQRSNPIYISRYGRSRHKTHDHEELTFLRTVEPTQSFSPNLGSPSPPEATNFPHSISRIGKYLLLELIEGDHVFRAAHLHSGEELVCKVFDITRYQESLAAYFCLSAHENINQIVEILLGDTKAYVFFERSHGDMHSFVRSCKKLREDEAARLFYQMASAVAHCHDNGLVLRDVKLRKFVFKYEDRSVVMLDSLEEACVLCGADDSLSSKHGCPAYVSPEVLSGGGSYLGRPADVWSLGVMLYTMLVGRYPFHDLEPGSLFSKIRRGHFSLPESLSPKARCLIRSILRRDPAQRLTSRDILDHPWLTAENLATGSGHGAEGKDASDQTVPDVSTGEEPHAFSR